gcatgcaaaatgtttgcttttgcCCACATCTCTGTGGCCAGCCTTCCCCATCAAATTTTGATTACATTTGAACCCATAGCCAGTCAGTTTAGGATCATGCACTTTGTGATAATACCCCAGGTTTTTTGCATTCgtctgtttctgtattttctcattaGACAAAGTCTCAGGTGTAGTCATAAGCAAAGAATTTGCGGAATGATTTGTCAGTGCATGccttcctcttttgtttttggTGGACGTATCAGAAGAGTGGCCCTAAGGTTTTTCTATCCAGGTATGCTGTCTCTAACACTGACTGGAATTATACTTGAGAGCAAGTAAGTAGTAATAGCAGAGCGATGTTTTCCCAGCTGCAAAGGATGGCTAACTAAGACTTCAGAGGTATTGCCTGTATAGCACTCTCGTGctggggaaaggggagaggCAGTAACCAGCAGCTTCAGTGTACTCGGGCATGAGAGACAGGAGCGTGCCAAGAGTTCTGACAGAGCAAAACAGACTGTTAAGAAGAAATCAGCACTTTCAGCTCCCACTGAAACTCTACAAcaccattattttaaaaattagataaGGAAACTGTTCATAGGGCAGAACAAAGGAAAGGCAAAACGAAATGCATTCTCTGCTGCAACCTTATCAGTTTGAACTGCCAACCTTCAACCAGTTGACTGGATCAAATTCATGAGTAAACATGTTGACAACACTGTTCCTAGAAATGAGTTGCTCTCAACCTACAAATGGGTTTGTTTGAAGCCAGAGATTTCACAGAAGGCCAGCCCTTTCcactcccccccaccccctcccacccctttcttttcctgagcaTGTTTCTTCCTGGTGATAGTAGGGCTTGAAGTGTCTGGAATGTTAATGACTCATCTCTGTGGTGATCTTCCACAGAGAGGCTACAGCCTGTCAGAGACATACCTATGTCAAGCATCCTTTCACCAGAAGCACAATCTGGGCTATCTATAAAGCAATATAGAAACATCCATACTTTTAATTATAGTGGTGTGGAAACTTTAACTTCTAGTAGATTGTGtctgttaaaaataagtatatGAACCAGAATAATATACCATGTTGATTAAATGATACTACTTTGTGTTTATAAAAGAATTGCAAATCTCTTACCATACCTTAGTTCTTGTATATGGATAAATTTGAGTTAAACAGCATAGTAAGATGGGGTGTAGTGGAACAGCCTTAACATGGTGCTACTGCTTATTAACAAAATAGAGCTCACTTGAGCATTTTATCTCTGCTGCAAAGGGAATGCTTCATTTAGCTCCAGCTCTTGCTTTTGTAATAGAAACCCTATATAAGACATGGCTTTTGAGAGCTCTGAAATTTGACCTTGGTCTGTTTCCATTGAAAGGAGAATaactctttaatttttttttttctcacttttcatGCTCTGTTGTTcagacaataaaataattacatagtTGAGCATTAATacaagaaggaagagaagaccATAGAAATAGCTGGAATAGAAGTAGTATCACAGGTGGAATTTGAAGAGGAAGAGCAAATACCAGTTTCAATGTTGTAATTCCAGTAATTCACCCTTCCAGTGTTAATGGTGTTCTTAACACGTTGGGGGGAACCCTCAAGAGTTGCAGTGTGCAGGTAGACAAATTACcaaatgttaaaaattacatCTGTCGCCAGGCAAGGTTTCTAACAAACTGGACTTTAAACATAAATAGTTTGGCTGTTGAAACCCcgtgagcaaaaaaaaataaatgaaaattggGGGTGGGTGTTTGAGTTTTTAACCTAAAGTGAATTCACCTTGGGAAGTCTTAAGGCCAGCAGGGACAGTTGGTCAGCTCAGGTTATCAGTATTATCATCTTATCTCATCTCTCTGTGGCTGTACTGCATGTAATTTCCTTCCGTTTTGTCTTGTAACTAAGTGTGTGGATATGTGTACACAGATGGGTAtctcaaacaaaaaacagatcATAAACTTTTCAAGGAAGGTACCTCATCATCCTTATTGCCTAGTGTGCTATTAGCAGCTAGACTTCCTTCACCGTCATCTTTGAGGGCATAAACTGCGCATACGCGCAAGAGTTCAACAGGTACAACAatgagtgaggaaaaaaaaaaaaagcagaactgcttCAGGTTCTTGCTCTGTTCCAGAAATGGCACCAAGTACAAGCTAAGAGTTCTGGAGCTCCTATTTTCCCCTTAACTTCTGATTGTGCTTTCCCCAAATCTGACTCCTCCTTGCAAGCGTATGAGGATCACTTTGGGATTTTGAGACAGGCAGAGTTTTGttaatgggaaagaaaaaaatgtgctttggttttattgttAAGGTTCAACTGCTCTGTCTACTGgctacatattttaaaaactttgctCCATTTCCATGGCTAGTGCTACAATGTGCTAAAGTGCAAGCAGCTGAGAACTCTGGGTTACTAAAATATAAGATAATTCCTTGTCTTTGAAATTTGCTCTATGGACAACATGGTCCATGTGCCTCACAGGCAGTTCATGTTTAGCATGTTCTTAAAAAATAGCATCCACCCAACAAGGATTTCAGTTGTCTTCCTCCCCAGGCATGTAGTAGTATTTTCTCAGTACTAAAGTTATTGGTGACAGAAATGGCTGAAACAGGCATCAGAGCAAGAGTTTTATGCAAAAGAAATGCCTTCTCTTAAATGCTTAAAATTCTGAACCACCTTCTTGTGATCTCCTGTCTGGGCCTTACTCAGTTTTTAGGACAGTGCCATTGGGTAGCATAGCAAGTGCTGGTGATCCCTGTAGACTtccttggtttatttttgtttttgtaagaaaaaaaaaaaagtgcctccTGAGGGTGGAACGCCTACAGGATGGGAGCCTTGAGGCTGCCTTCACATGACAAATCTTGCTAAACTGCCCTTTAAACTGATTTATTGCTTTACTGCTTCCTATAAAAGCGGCTCCCGCATGTGAGCAGTGCTGACAGGTGGAAGGGCagaactgcaggcagcagcttgcTCCTTGCACAGAACTTCAGAGTAAGGGAAGGAGAGCGAGAGAAATGGGACGCtacacaggcaggagcagcaggctcGTCCTCATGTGCGTGGTGAGCCTTGTGCTGTTTGCTGTTGAGATCTCAGTAGCCTACGTTGGCAATTCTCTTTCCTTAGCTTCAGACGCCTTCGCTGTTCTCTCTCACTTGGTCTCCATGATCATCGGTTTGTTCGGGGTCAGGTTAAGTCGTGTCAGATGGCACAAGGCTAGCACTTTCGGATTCAGCCGGGCAGATGTGCTGGGGGCTTTTGGCAACACCGTCTTTGCCACCGCTCTCATGTTTAGCATCTTCGTCGAGGCAATCAAGAGATTTATCAATCCGCAGAAGACTGAGAACGCACTGCTTGTCCTTATTGTTGGGATTGTAGGTCTGTTCTTCAATGTGTTCAACTATGTTATCTTCCTGGACTGCTGTTATTGTCATGCACGCCATGGAGACACCGAAACAGGTAAAGAACCTAATGCGGTTGCTCAACGTTCCCAGCCCTCTACAATTCTGCTTAATGGCTTTTCTAGAGACTGTTAACTGCTTCTCTGAGAT
The Apus apus isolate bApuApu2 chromosome 3, bApuApu2.pri.cur, whole genome shotgun sequence genome window above contains:
- the LOC127382762 gene encoding zinc transporter 10-like, translating into MGRYTGRSSRLVLMCVVSLVLFAVEISVAYVGNSLSLASDAFAVLSHLVSMIIGLFGVRLSRVRWHKASTFGFSRADVLGAFGNTVFATALMFSIFVEAIKRFINPQKTENALLVLIVGIVGLFFNVFNYVIFLDCCYCHARHGDTETGKEPNAVAQRSQPSTILLNGFSRDC